Proteins encoded within one genomic window of Oryza glaberrima chromosome 12, OglaRS2, whole genome shotgun sequence:
- the LOC127758045 gene encoding putative F-box protein At1g19160 — protein sequence MDDSIMDGLPTDAFVEILLRLPPSARRRSRLVCRRWRDVVDARTPEGQSHRAKALVFFLNRSGHSPEPRCSAHVFDDLSPPSSSGREIWNSGTGTAAELAMVGCCNGVIALWEEGTGRLTLVNPSTGETLAIPPPPRLPPKRRRRRTPLVVSCLSFGYHPITGKYKIVHLPADDAMAAASSSSWCSPLDVVKVFTLGDVGVGDGATWREVAAPPGSSCHVRLGVVSLDGAAYWVAADNAVMSFDLEHERVVAVEAPLPAMPLGTWLGALAVVGGRLGVAVMGCADSYPTTTIVEVQISRPYKHLISVNI from the coding sequence atggacgacaGCATCATGGACGGCCTCCCGACTGACGCCTTCGTGGAGATCCTGCTACGCCTCCCGCCGAGCGCCCGGCGGCGTTCCCGCCTCGtctgccggcggtggcgcgacgtCGTCGACGCGCGCACGCCGGAGGGCCAGAGCCACCGCGCCAAGGCACTGGTCTTCTTCTTGAACCGTAGCGGCCACTCGCCGGAGCCGAGGTGCTCCGCCCACGTCTTCGACGACctgtcgccgccgtcttcaAGCGGCAGGGAGATCTGGAACAGCggcacggggacggcggcggagctcgccaTGGTCGGCTGCTGCAACGGCGTGATCGCTCTGTGGGAGGAGGGCACCGGCCGCCTCACCCTCGTCAACCCGTCCACCGGCGAGACGCtcgccatcccgccgccgccgcggctgcctccgaaacgccggcgtcgccgcacCCCGCTGGTCGTCAGCTGTCTCAGCTTCGGGTACCACCCGATCACGGGCAAGTACAAGATCGTGCACCtccccgccgacgacgccatggccgccgcctcttccAGCAGCTGGTGCAGCCCGCTCGACGTGGTGAAGGTGTTCACGCTAGgggacgtcggcgtcggcgatggcgcgacgtggcgggaggtggcggcgccgccaggCTCGAGCTGCCACGTCCGCCTGGGCGTCGTCAGCCTCGACGGCGCCGCGTACTGGGTCGCCGCGGACAACGCCGTCATGTCGTTCGACCTCGAGCACGAGCGCGTCGTGGCCGTCGAGGCGCCGCTCCCGGCGATGCCGCTCGGGACATGGCTGGGTGCCCTGGCCGTCGTCGGCGGAAGGCTGGGAGTTGCCGTGATGGGATGCGCTGACAGCTACCCGACGACAACCATTGTTGAGGTACAAATTAGTCGACCATATAAGCATCTAATATCTgttaatatatga